Proteins co-encoded in one Chrysemys picta bellii isolate R12L10 chromosome 13, ASM1138683v2, whole genome shotgun sequence genomic window:
- the LOC135975501 gene encoding olfactory receptor 10A4-like, whose translation MADMERWTGDWRNQTFITEFILLGFGDLPELQTPLFLMFLVIYIVTVAGNILIVALVVADQHLHTPMYLFLGNLSCLETCYSSTILPRMLASLLTGDRTISVPGCVAQLDFFGSLVAVECCLLSAMSYDRYLAICKPLHYAALMNGSVCFRLAAGSWVSGFVSCTVMTCWISQMTFCGPDEIDHFFCDYTPLVKLSCSDTHLMVLVTFLLSSTLTLPPFLLTLASYVCIITTIHRIPSTAGRQKAFSTCSSHLIVVTLYYGTLIIVYLLPDTDTLRDLHKALSLFYTVLTPLANPLIYSLRNREVKEALRKAASEAVNFRTNSKLFCM comes from the coding sequence ATGGCAGACATGGAGAGATGGACTGGAGACTGGAGAAATCAGACGTTTATCACAGAATTCATCCTGCTGGGATTCGGGGATCTCCCTGAACTGCAGACTCCTCTCTTCCTGATGTTCCTGGTGATCTACATTGTGACCGTGGCAGGGAACATCCTCATCGTTGcgctagttgtggctgatcaacatcttcacacccccatgtacctcttcctggggaacttgtcctgcttggagacctgctacagctccaccatcctgcccaggatgctggccagtctcctgactggggacaggaCCATTTCTGTCCCTGGCTGTGTAGCACAACTTGATTTCTTTGGTTCCCTGGTAGCTGTAGAATGTTGTCTCTTATCagcgatgtcttatgatcggtatttagcgatatgcAAACCACTGCATTATGCAGCCCTTATGAATGGCAGCGTCTGCTTCCGACTGGCAGCTGGGTCTTGGGTAAGTGGGTTTGTGTCTTGCACCGTCATGACATGTTGGATATCACAAATGACTTTTTGTGGCCCtgatgaaattgaccatttcttttgtgattaCACCCCGTTAGTAAAACTGTCCTGCAGTGACACCCACTTGATGGTTCTTGTGACCTTCCTGTTATCCTCCACATTAACACTGCCTCCCTTCCTATTAACCCTGGCATCCTATGTGTGCATCATCACCACCATACACAGAATCCCATCCACCGCCGGcaggcaaaaggccttttccacctgctcctcccacctcattgtggtgacaCTCTACTATGGGACCCTGATCATTGTCTATCTGCTGCCAGACACCGACACGCTGAGAGACCTGCACAAAGCACTGTCTCTCTTCTAcacagtcctgactcccctggcCAATCcgctcatctacagcctgagaaacagagaagTGAAGGAGGCTCTGAGGAAAGCTGCTAGTGAGGCTGTGAATTTCAGAACAAATAGCAAACTATTTTGTATGTAG